One part of the Arabidopsis thaliana chromosome 4, partial sequence genome encodes these proteins:
- a CDS encoding adenosine/AMP deaminase family protein, which yields MEWIQSLPKIELHAHLNGSIRDSTLLELARVLGEKGVIVFADVEHVIQKNDRSLVEVFKLFDLIHKLTTDHKTVTRITREVVEDFALENVVYLELRTTPKRSDSIGMSKRSYMEAVIQGLRSVSEVDIDFVTASDSQKLHNAGDGIGRKKIYVRLLLSIDRRETTESAMETVSVSKQAKLLRILKRLMQKTFDTLLFSLKVKLALEMRDVGVVGIDLSGNPLVGEWSTFLPALQYAKDNDLHITLHCGEVPNPKEIQAMLDFKPHRIGHACFFKDEDWTKLKSFRIPVEICLTSNIVTKSISSIDIHHFADLYNAKHPLILCTDDFGVFSTSLSNEYALAVRSLGLSKSETFALARAAIDATFAEDEVKQQLRFIFDSASPEHV from the exons atggaatggATACAATCACTGCCCAAAATCGAGCTTCATGCTCATCTCAACGGTTCCATTAGAGACTCCACTCTTCT AGAGCTTGCTAGGGTTCTTGGTGAGAAAGGCGTTATAGTGTTTGCTGATGTTGAACATGTCATTCAAAAAA atgaTCGATCTTTGGTTGAAGTCTTCAagttgtttgatttgatcCATAAGCTCACTACTGATCACAAAACTGTGACAAGGATCACAAGAGaa GTTGTGGAAGATTTTGCTTTAGAGAATGTGGTGTATCTTGAGTTACGAACTACTCCAAAG aGGAGTGATTCAATAGGTATGAGTAAACGTTCTTACATGGAAGCTGTAATCCAAGGTCTAAGATCTGTCAGTGAAGTCgatattgattttgttacCGCATCTGATTCTCAAAAACTGCACAATGCTGGTGATGGGattggaagaaagaagatttatGTTAGACTTCTTCTTAGTATTGATCGTAGGGAAACAACAGAGTCCGCAATGGAAACTGTTAGTGTTTCAAAACAAGCTAAGCTACTCAGAATACTTAAAAGACTAATGCAGAAAACATTTGATactctccttttttctttaaaggtTAAGCTCGCATTGGAAATGAGAGATGTCGGGGTAGTTGGTATCGATCTTTCGGGGAATCCTCTTGTTGGAGAATG GAGCACTTTCTTGCCTGCATTACAATATGCCAAAGACAATGATCTTCACATCACTCTTCACTGTGGAGAG GTTCCCAATCCGAAAGAGATCCAAGCCATGCTTGATTTTAAACCGCATCGGATTGGACATGCCTGTTTCTTCAAAGACGAAGATTGGACAAAGTTGAAATCTTTCCGGATTCCG GTTGAAATATGTTTAACATCCAACATTGTAACCAAATCGATATCTTCCATCGATATACACCATTTCG CTGATCTTTACAATGCAAAGCATCCATTGATTCTATGCACTGATGATTTTGGAGTATTCTCCACTAGCCTCTCCAACGAGTACGCCCTCGCTGTTCGTTCTCTTG GTCTTAGTAAAAGTGAAACCTTTGCATTGGCTAGAGCAGCCATAGACGCAACATTTGCAGAAGATGAAGTTAAGCAACAACTTAGGTTCATTTTTGATTCAGCCTCGCCAGAGCACGTTTAG
- the PCFS4 gene encoding PCF11P-similar protein 4 (PCF11P-similar protein 4 (PCFS4); FUNCTIONS IN: zinc ion binding; INVOLVED IN: positive regulation of flower development, mRNA polyadenylation; LOCATED IN: nucleus, cytoplasm; EXPRESSED IN: shoot apical meristem, sepal, gynoecium, stamen, leaf; CONTAINS InterPro DOMAIN/s: Protein of unknown function DUF618 (InterPro:IPR006903), RNA polymerase II, large subunit, CTD (InterPro:IPR006569), Zinc finger, C2H2-type (InterPro:IPR007087), ENTH/VHS (InterPro:IPR008942); BEST Arabidopsis thaliana protein match is: Pre-mRNA cleavage complex II (TAIR:AT1G66500.1); Has 656 Blast hits to 406 proteins in 169 species: Archae - 0; Bacteria - 0; Metazoa - 208; Fungi - 279; Plants - 120; Viruses - 0; Other Eukaryotes - 49 (source: NCBI BLink).), whose amino-acid sequence MDSEKILNPRLVSINSTSRKGMSVELPQKPPPPPSLLDRFKALLNQREDEFGGGEEVLPPSMDEIVQLYEVVLGELTFNSKPIITDLTIIAGEQREHGEGIANAICTRILEAPVEQKLPSLYLLDSIVKNIGRDYGRYFSSRLPEVFCLAYRQAHPSLHPSMRHLFGTWSSVFPPPVLRKIDMQLQLSSAANQSSVGASEPSQPTRGIHVNPKYLRRLEPSAAENNLRGINSSARVYGQNSLGGYNDFEDQLESPSSLSSTPDGFTRRSNDGANPSNQAFNYGMGRATSRDDEHMEWRRKENLGQGNDHERPRALIDAYGVDTSKHVTINKPIRDMNGMHSKMVTPWQNTEEEEFDWEDMSPTLDRSRAGEFLRSSVPALGSVRARPRVGNTSDFHLDSDIKNGVSHQLRENWSLSQNYPHTSNRVDTRAGKDLKVLASSVGLVSSNSEFGAPPFDSIQDVNSRFGRALPDGTWPHLSARGPNSLPVPSAHLHHLANPGNAMSNRLQGKPLYRPENQVSQSHLNDMTQQNQMLVNYLPSSSAMAPRPMQSLLTHVSHGYPPHGSTIRPSLSIQGGEAMHPLSSGVLSQIGASNQPPGGAFSGLIGSLMAQGLISLNNQPAGQGPLGLEFDADMLKIRNESAISALYGDLPRQCTTCGLRFKCQEEHSKHMDWHVTKNRMSKNHKQNPSRKWFVSASMWLSGAEALGAEAVPGFLPTEPTTEKKDDEDMAVPADEDQTSCALCGEPFEDFYSDETEEWMYKGAVYMNAPEESTTDMDKSQLGPIVHAKCRPESNGGDMEEGSQRKKMRS is encoded by the exons ATGGACTCAGAGAAAATCCTCAATCCAAGACTTGTTTCGATTAATAGCACCAGCCGCAAAGGTATGTCCGTTGAGTTGCCGCAGAAACCGCCGCCACCGCCGTCGTTGTTAGACCGGTTTAAAGCTTTGCTTAATCAGCGTGAAGATGAGTTCGGTGGTGGTGAAGAGGTTTTGCCTCCGAGTATGGATGAGATTGTTCAGCTTTATGAGGTTGTTTTGGGTGAGCTTACTTTCAATTCTAAGCCTATTATCACTGATCTCACTATTATCGCTGGTGAACAACGGGAACATGGTGAAGGAATCGCTAATGCTATTTGCACTCGAATCCTTGAG GCTCCTGTTGAGCAAAAGTTGCCATCTCTGTATCTTTTAGACAGCATTGTTAAGAACATTGGGCGGGATTATGGTCGCTATTTCTCATCCCGTCTACCCGAG GTCTTCTGCCTTGCATATAGGCAAGCACATCCGAGTTTACATCCGTCAATGCGTCACCTGTTTGGGActtggtcgagtgtttttcCACCACCTGTACTACGCAAGATTGATATGCAATTGCAACTTTCATCTGCAGCAAACCAATCTTCCGTAGGGGCTTCTGAGCCTAGTCAACCAACGAGAGGTATACATGTTAATCCAAAATATCTTCGCAGGCTGGAGCCCTCAGCCGCCGAAAAT AATTTGAGAGGAATTAATTCCAGTGCAAGAGTTTATGGCCAAAATTCACTCGGTGGGTATAATGATTTCGAAGATCAGTTAGAGAGCCCATCTTCACTGTCTAGTACACCAGATGGTTTTACCAGGAGGTCTAATGATGGAGCTAATCCTTCTAATCAAGCTTTTAACTATGGAATGGGTCGAGCTACTAGCAGAGATGATGAACATATGGAATGGCGAAGAAAGGAAAACTTAGGCCAAGGAAATGATCACGAAAGACCTAGAGCGTTGATAGATGCATATGGAGTTGACACCAGCAAACACGTAACGATCAATAAACCAATTCGCGATATGAATGGCATGCACAGTAAGATGGTTACACCATGGCAGAAcactgaggaagaagagtttgattgGGAAGATATGAGCCCTACCCTAGATCGTAGCAGAGCTGGTGAATTTTTGCGATCATCTGTACCAGCATTAGGAAGTGTAAGGGCAAGACCCAGAGTAGGAAACACAAGTGATTTTCATTTAGATTCTGACATTAAGAATGGTGTAAGTCATCAGCTACGAGAAAATTGGAGTTTGTCACAAAATTATCCACATACATCCAACCGTGTTGATACAAGAGCAGGAAAAGACTTGAAAGTATTGGCTTCATCTGTAGGGTTAGTTTCATCAAACAGTGAATTCGGGGCTCCTCCATTTGATAGCATTCAAGATGTTAACTCACGTTTTGGCCGGGCTCTTCCTGATGGGACATGGCCCCATTTGAGTGCTAGAGGACCCAACTCTCTCCCTGTACCTTCTGCTCATTTGCATCATTTGGCAAATCCCGGTAATGCGATGTCAAATCGCTTGCAAGGTAAGCCTTTATATAGGCCCGAAAACCAGGTCTCTCAGAGTCATCTTAATGATATGACTCAACAGAATCAGATGCTAGTTAATTATTTGCCATCCTCATCTGCTATGGCTCCAAGGCCAATGCAATCGTTGTTAACCCACGTAAGTCATGGGTACCCTCCACATGGGTCAACCATTAGACCATCTTTATCAATCCAAGGTGGGGAAGCCATGCATCCTCTTTCTTCAGGAGTTTTATCTCAGATAGGAGCCTCTAATCAACCACCAGGTGGCGCATTCTCTGGTCTGATTGGCTCTCTCATGGCTCAAGGTTTGATCTCATTGAACAATCAGCCTGCTGGTCAG GGACCATTGGGGTTGGAGTTTGATGCAGACATGCTCAAGATACGTAATGAGTCTGCAATCAGTGCTTTATATGGGGATCTCCCGAGGCAATGCACAACCTGTGGTCTACGCTTCAAGTGCCAAGAAGAGCACAGTAAGCACATGGATTGGCATGTAACCAAGAACAGGATGTCCAAGAACCATAAGCAGAACCCTTCTCGGAAATGGTTTGTAAGTGCTAGCATGTGGCTCAGTGGTGCAGAAGCACTTGGAGCTGAAGCAGTACCAGGGTTCTTGCCCACGGAGCCAACAACAGAAAAGAAGGATGACGAAGATATGGCAGTTCCTGCAGATGAAGACCAAACTTCATGTGCATTATGTGGTGAGCCATTTGAAGACTTTTATAGTGATGAAACCGAGGAATGGATGTACAAAGGTGCGGTATACATGAATGCTCCTGAAGAATCAACAACAGATATGGACAAGTCTCAGTTAGGTCCTATAGTGCATGCAAAGTGCAGGCCAGAGTCCAATGGG GGTGATATGGAAGAGGGTAGTCAGAGGAAAAAGATGCGGAGTTAG
- a CDS encoding adenosine/AMP deaminase family protein, whose protein sequence is MEWIQSLPKIELHAHLNGSIRDSTLLELARVLGEKGVIVFADVEHVIQKNDRSLVEVFKLFDLIHKLTTDHKTVTRITREVVEDFALENVVYLELRTTPKRSDSIGMSKRSYMEAVIQGLRSVSEVDIDFVTASDSQKLHNAGDGIGRKKIYVRLLLSIDRRETTESAMETVKLALEMRDVGVVGIDLSGNPLVGEWSTFLPALQYAKDNDLHITLHCGEVPNPKEIQAMLDFKPHRIGHACFFKDEDWTKLKSFRIPVIDLHVPLFSVSYNLFNQFQEFAMFCRLKYV, encoded by the exons atggaatggATACAATCACTGCCCAAAATCGAGCTTCATGCTCATCTCAACGGTTCCATTAGAGACTCCACTCTTCT AGAGCTTGCTAGGGTTCTTGGTGAGAAAGGCGTTATAGTGTTTGCTGATGTTGAACATGTCATTCAAAAAA atgaTCGATCTTTGGTTGAAGTCTTCAagttgtttgatttgatcCATAAGCTCACTACTGATCACAAAACTGTGACAAGGATCACAAGAGaa GTTGTGGAAGATTTTGCTTTAGAGAATGTGGTGTATCTTGAGTTACGAACTACTCCAAAG aGGAGTGATTCAATAGGTATGAGTAAACGTTCTTACATGGAAGCTGTAATCCAAGGTCTAAGATCTGTCAGTGAAGTCgatattgattttgttacCGCATCTGATTCTCAAAAACTGCACAATGCTGGTGATGGGattggaagaaagaagatttatGTTAGACTTCTTCTTAGTATTGATCGTAGGGAAACAACAGAGTCCGCAATGGAAACT gtTAAGCTCGCATTGGAAATGAGAGATGTCGGGGTAGTTGGTATCGATCTTTCGGGGAATCCTCTTGTTGGAGAATG GAGCACTTTCTTGCCTGCATTACAATATGCCAAAGACAATGATCTTCACATCACTCTTCACTGTGGAGAG GTTCCCAATCCGAAAGAGATCCAAGCCATGCTTGATTTTAAACCGCATCGGATTGGACATGCCTGTTTCTTCAAAGACGAAGATTGGACAAAGTTGAAATCTTTCCGGATTCCGGTAATAGATTTGCATGTACCattattctctgtttcttataaTCTCTTTAACCAATTTCAAGAGTTTGCTATGTTTTGCAGGTTGAAATATGTTTAA